CCTCAAGCTCCAGATCCTCGACGAGGAGAGCGAGGGCGAACCGGTCGCGCTGCGCGTCTGGAACGGCGACGGAGCCGTCCGCCTCCTCGACCTCGACGAGCCCACCGGCACCATGCTGCTGGAGCGCCTCGACGAGACCCGCATGCTGTCCCACCTGCCGGACCCCCATCAGGCCGTGGTCACCATCGCCGAGCTCCTGGCCCACCTCACGTCCGTCCCGGCCCCGCCCGGCATGCGCCGCCTCGGCGACGTCGCGCAGGGCATGCTCGACCGGACCCCGTGGGCCCTCGCCCGCATCCCCGACCCCGAGGCCCGCCGCCTCGTCGCCGACTGCGCGGCCGCCGTACGCGAGGTCGTGGACGACCCGGGCGACCGGCTCCTCCACTGGGACCTCCACGACGAGAACGTCCTGGCCGCCACCCGCGCCCCCTGGTTGGCGATCGACCCCAAGCCCCTCGCCGGCGACCCCGGCTTCGAACTGTGGCCGGCCCTCGACAACCGCTACGACCCCGACGACATCCTCTGGCGCTTCGACGCCATGACCGCCATCCTCGCCCTGGACCGCCCCCGAGCCCACGCCTGGACCCTGGCCCGCCTCCTCCAGAACACCCTGTGGGACACCGAGGACGCCCGCCCGGTCGACGACGCCCAGTTCGAGATTGCCCGCCGGCTGCGCGGTCACGTGCGCTGACCGCCGCCCCATACACGCTGCTGGTACGCCGGATCCGCCAGAGCACGTACGGATGCGATGATCTCCGCGCGCATGTCGGGGAGCGTGATGTCATGTCGTGCTGTCACGGCCTGTTCCACGCCTTCCACGTCAGCCATTCGTCCAGGGGAATGTGGGCCGCCCGCGCGTTCTTCTTGATGGAGCCGCTGATGGGCTTGCCGTCGCGGCCGATGACCTTGCCGCCCGAGTTGATGACAACATGGTCGACCGGCGAACCGTGCGCAGTGGGCAGAGCGCAGGGGCGGGCCCGATCAGTTGGCCGACGTGTTCCGTGTCATCTCGGCTGCCTCCTTGATGGCTCGCTGTCTGAGATCGCCGAACAGCTGCATCGTGACGGCGGCCAGGACGTCGTCCCCGCCAACAGTCCGCCCGTCCCCGCGACGGGTGGACAGGGCGAGGAGGGGGTCCTTGAGCAGCGGGGCCGGGGCCGGCTCGCCCGGCACCACCAGACTGACCGTCCCGAACCGCTTGACCCCGCCCTCGCGGACGACCTTGGCCGCGTCCCGGGCCAGGGCCGTCAGGAACACGCTCGCGATTCCGTCCAGGTCGCGGACCATCGCCGGGACCGCCCTCACCCCCCGGCTCCCCAGCAGCCTTCTCACCCCGGCCTCGAACCGGTGGGCGCCGGCCACACCACTCGGTGTCCGCGCCCCGCGGCGCTCACGAAGAGACACGAGCGCACCATCGGCGTTGCGCACCTCGCCCATCAGGCCGTGGAAGGTCGGGCTG
The Streptomyces tuirus genome window above contains:
- a CDS encoding aminoglycoside phosphotransferase family protein translates to MPHPARPTTVPGVIDIPRELAASQARFNGEAGRAFIAGLPERTAHFLDHWGLKPDGPPMHGVSALVVPVVRTADGTAAVLKLQILDEESEGEPVALRVWNGDGAVRLLDLDEPTGTMLLERLDETRMLSHLPDPHQAVVTIAELLAHLTSVPAPPGMRRLGDVAQGMLDRTPWALARIPDPEARRLVADCAAAVREVVDDPGDRLLHWDLHDENVLAATRAPWLAIDPKPLAGDPGFELWPALDNRYDPDDILWRFDAMTAILALDRPRAHAWTLARLLQNTLWDTEDARPVDDAQFEIARRLRGHVR